TGTTTCGTTTTGATGATGCAAACATACTGCAGGTTTTTGCCTCTTTAAAACCAACTCAAGGCCATTTTTAGGATGGTTAAGCCCCCTATGAAAAGTTAAAATCCTTGCCGGATAAGGGTTTTGCGAAAAAGGCACCATGATGCCCAAGGCCATTTTGGCCGGTAAAAAAAAGTTGAAAAATGCTATTTAAGTGTTTTTTTGACGCATAAATAGAGCGAATAGCGTATAAAGGCGAACGTTTGTAAGGGAATAGCTTCAGGCTGCAAGCTAATACAGGGTGCCGCGACGGCTTACAGCTTGATGCTTGCAGCTTGGAGCTGTTTTCGGCTTACAGCTTACAGCTATATCCTACATTTGTGGTATTAAACCAAACGAGTATGCAATTTGCCATAGAAAACGCACTTCCTGTGCTGGAAAGAACACCCCAGGTAATGGAAACCCTGTTATACGGACTGGGAGATGAATGGGTCAATAGTAATGAAGGTGGTGATACCTGGACGCCTGTTGATATTATTGCGCATTTAATATTTGGCGAACAAACCGACTGGATACCACGGGTGCTGGTTATTATGGGCGAAGGCGGAAAGGAGTTTGTGCCTTTTGATATGGAAGGCCATCATGCCATAAAGAAAGGTAAAACAATGAACCAGCTGCTGGATGAGTTTAAGATCTTGCGAAAAGATAACCTGGCCTTTTTAAAATCAATGGAGGTTACCAACGAATCCCTTGACCGTACAGGTATACATCCCATACTCGGTACCGTAACCTTACGACAGTTACTGGCCTCGTGGGTGGTGCACGATCTTACGCATATCCATCAGCTAAGCCGGGTTATGGCTAAACAATACACGGACGCTGTTGGGCCGTGGACGCAGTTTATGGGAGTTCTTGGGGGGAAGAGATAGGAAATTAGAAATGAAAAATGTAAAATGTGGAATGCCTTTCACGTTTCAGGTTTCACGATTATATCATGACAATAGATTTGATCCTTCTTTGCATATTCGCTTTTCTGGCAGGCTTTACTGATGCTATCGCCGGTGGTGGCGGATTGATACAAACACCCGCGGCATTGGTGTTACTGCCGCAATACCCTTTGGCTACGGTGTTAGGGACGTTAAAGATCCCCTCGTTTAGCGGCACCAGTATTGCTACTGCCCAATATGTACGCCGGGTGCCGGTGAACTGGTTATTGATCGGGTTAATGGCCATTATGGCGTTTTGCGCCGCCTTTGCCGGTTCTACTTTACTTACCCATGTAAACAACAGCTTTATGAAGCCGCTGTTGTTGTTTATGCTGATCGTTGTAGCCATTTACACCTTTACCAATAAAAAGTTTGGCGATCATCTTGAAAAAGATCATTCCTTTAAGCAACAGGTGATCTATTCCCTGCTCATCAGTTTAATTATTGGGTTTTATGATGGGTTTATTGGTCCGGGTGCAGGTAGTTTCCTGATCCTCGCATTTATTGGCCTGCTGGGTTTTGATTTTTTAAAAGCAAGCGCCCACGCCAAGTTTGTAAACCTGGCCACTAACCTGGGTTCAATCACCTTTTTTATGCTGAGTGGCAAGATCATTTTTGCCATTGCTTTACCCATGGCTGCCTGTAATGCCCTGGGTGGCTGGGTGGGCGCACGGCTGGCTATTTTAAAAGGCAATTCATTTATCAGGATCTTCTTTTTGATCGTTGTATGCGCTACTGTTATTCGGTTTGCCTACGACGTGTGGTTTAAATAAGTTGACGGGTTAACACGTTGACGGGTTAACAAAGTGGGATAATAAACTGTTAAAGTTTAATAAATCTCCTTTGTGTTAATCAACTTTCTTTCCTTGTCAACGTTTCAACCTGTTAACCCTTTCAACTAATATTGTTATCTTAGAGTAATTTATTCAAGATGATGACGCCGACACACATACAGGAATCTGAATCAAAGAAAAATATCCAGGCCGGCAGTTATACCGCATTGGTGGTAGCACTGATGCTGTGTATTTTCTTTTTTGTAAAATGGGGCATGCCGCCATTACCTGAACCTCCTGTTGAAGAAGGGTTGGAAGTGAACCTGGGAAACAGTGATATAGGTATGGGTAACGATCAGCCTTTTGAGCCCGGTTCACCGGCGCCTGCCAGCCAGCAGGAAACCTATACGCCACCCAAAGTGGCCGAACCTGCCAAAGAAGATGTAAAAGATATCGAGACCAACGATAAAGACGCAGAAGCGCCTGAAATAAAAAAGCCGCCTGTTGTAAAACCGGAAGCTACCAAAGTGCCTGAAAAGGAAGTGGTGAAAAGTAAGCCGGTAAAAACACCAAAGCCGGTTGTAGAAAACCCACCGCCGCCAGTTCCCCACCCAAAAGCGGTGTTTAAAGGGGTAAATGGCAATGGTACTGGTGGCAATGAAGCTGCTACCTACAAAAAAGGCGGCAGCGAAGGCATTGCCGGCGGCCGTGGCGACCAGGGAGCACCCGGTGGCAACCCCGATTCAAAGAATTATAAGGGCGGTGGCCATGGTTCAGGGATCGCTATTAAAAGTGGTTTAAACGGCCGTACTTTTACCCGCATGCCTTCTTACACCGATGAGTTTAATGAAGACGCCACCATTGCCGTGGACATCAGGGTGAATCAGAACGGGGATGTGATCAGTGCTACCTATCAGCCCAGAGGGTCCACTACTTCAGAAAGTTTTTATAAAGAAAAGGCCATTGACCTGGTTCGCCGGTCAAAACTGAACGCCAATCCCAATGGCCCCGAGGAGCAAACCGGGACCGTACAGGTTAAGTTTAAGGTGCGGGTATAATGTATTAAGACCCGCCTACGCCAGGGCTTCGGCGGGCGAAGCTTACTAATCCTTTATATACGAAGTCCGAAAGAAATACACTATTCATTTCTTTCGGACTTTTCTTTTAGCTTTGTCGGCCTAATTATACCGATGAACTACGAGCAAGCGACGAACTATTTGTTTACCCGGCTGCCAATGTTCAGCCGCATAGGCGCAGCTGCCTATAAAAAGGACCTTACCAATACCCTTCGGCTTTGTGAACATTTAGGCAATCCGCAAACAAAGTTCAAATCAATCCACATTGCCGGCACCAATGGCAAGGGATCTACCAGCCATATGCTGGCGGCCGTGCTGCAAACGGCCGGTTACAAAACCGGTTTATACACTTCCCCGCACCTGCGCGATTTCAGGGAACGGTTCCGCGTAAATGGCGAAATGATCGACAAGGATTTTGTGGTTGAATTTGTAGAGCGTATTCAACCCGTCATCGATGAAATAGAACCCTCGTTCTTTGAGATCACCGTAGCCATGGCCTTTGAATATTTTGTTCAGCAAGGTGTTGACATTGCCGTGATAGAGACCGGTCTTGGCGGCCGGCTGGATTCTACCAACGTAGTTATTCCGGAGGTCTCCGTAATTACCAATATTGGCTGGGACCATATGAACCTGCTGGGCGATACCCTGAGCGCTATTGCCTATGAAAAGGCCGGAATCATTAAAGCCGGAGTACCTGTAGTGATTGGTGAAACGTCTGAGGAATCAAAACCTGTGTTTGAACAGGTGGCCGGCGAAAAGAATGCGCCCCTATATTTTGCCGATACCCAGCGCTATGTGGCCGAATGGAAATATGAACACCATCAACTAAAGTTGGAGGTTGCCACTTCCAGCCCTGATGTGCGTAATTCTTACCAGCTCGATCTGCCAGGGTATTATCAAACCAAGAACTGTATTACCGTGCTGGAAGTAATTTATCATTTACAAAAGGCCGGGTATAAAATAACGGAAGAACACATACAACAGGCCTTGCGCCAGGTGAAAAAGCTCACCGGGTTACATGGCCGCTGGGAAGTGATCCATGCCAATCCCGTGGTGGTGCTCGACGTGGGACATAATGAAGAGGGCATTAAACAGATCACTGCGCAAATTGAGATCAGCGAATACCAGCATCTGCATATTGTGATAGGGCTGGTGAAAGATAAAGAAATTGAAAAAGTGTTGACTTTATTACCCAAAGAGGCAACGTATTATTTTGCCGCCGCACAAATACCGCGCGCATTACCCGCCAACGAACTCGCTGCCAGGGCGCATGCTGTTGGCTTAAACGGTCATGCATACAGTGATGTAAATACCGCTGTGAAAGAAGCTATGCACCGGGCGGAGAAGAAAGATATGATCCTTGTGTGTGGAAGTGTGTTTGTGGTAGGGGAAGTTAGTTTATAAGTTCCAGGTTCAGAGTTCCAAGTTCCAAGTTCCAAGTTCCAAGTTCCAAGTTCCAAGTTTAGGGTTGTTTAAACCCTGAACCTGGAACTAAATATTAAAACTTTAATTCTCCCAATTTAGCCAAAGCATACATGATAGTAGTCACATGCATACTCTGAACAATCTGATTATCGCGCAGGAGTTGTTTTAATTCATCCATGGTTACCAGGTGGATCTCGATATCTTCGTTGTCGTCCAGTTCCTGTTCATTTACTTTTTTACCACCGGTTGCCAGGTACATATGCATCCAGTTGTTGTTGGTAGAAGGGTTGGAACTGGTTTTACCCAGGTACTCATAATGGGTGAAGGAGTAACCGGTTTCTTCCAGCAGTTCGCGCGCAATGGCTTCTTCATAATTTTTGTCAGTATCATCTACACAGCCACCGGGAATCTCCAGGTGGGTCTCCCCCAGCCCATGCCGGTATTGCCGTTCCAGAATGATCTTTCCATCTTCCGTGATGGCTACTGCATTTACCCAGGTAGGAAATTCATACACGTAATACGGCGTAACCAGTTTTCCATCGGGCCGCTCACAAGTATCCTTCCGCACAGTGAACCATAAATCTTTAAATAAATATTCAGACTTTAATAATTTCCATTTGAGATCTCTCATGCTTCTTCTTTTTAATCGGCAAACGGCAAACACTTCGCGGCCATGTTGCCCTTCGCTCAGCCCTATTAACTAACGATCTTAAAAACTAACAAACTTAATAACCTACGAACCCAAAAACTTAAAACTTTCAACTTTAAAAATTGATCTTATAACTACCAACCTTTTCTTTCCCTTAACGAAGTAATATGGGCTACGTGATGGCGTCCATGCCAGGAGTAAGAACCCAGCAGGTAATACAGCGTCATTTCTTTTTTTGCTTCGGGATGAAATACGGTCCGGTTCCAGGCATCGGCGGGCAGGTTCAGCAGGGCTGAGTGCCAGCGGGTGTGCAAGGCGTATAACAGGGTGATGGAAATATTGATGGGCACCGCTTTTACGTCGTTCAGTTCGGCCCACAATGATTCCTCGTAGGGTTTAATGGTTGGATTGTTTTCCGTTAATCCCAGTTTAAACCGGATATAGGCATTCATATGGCTGTCGGCCACATGGTGCACCACCTGTTTTACATTCCAGCCGCCCTCGCGGTAAGGCGTGAGCAGTTGTTTTTCATCCAGGTTCTCGATGGCCGATTCAAGCATGCCTGGTAAGAATTGAATATCCTGCAGCCATTCGCGTTTTTGTTTGTCGGAAAACGGTTGCGGTTCGTATTTACCGATGGGATAACGTAGATCCATAATGTGATAATTTGATAATGTGCTAATT
The Niastella koreensis GR20-10 genome window above contains:
- a CDS encoding DinB family protein, producing the protein MQFAIENALPVLERTPQVMETLLYGLGDEWVNSNEGGDTWTPVDIIAHLIFGEQTDWIPRVLVIMGEGGKEFVPFDMEGHHAIKKGKTMNQLLDEFKILRKDNLAFLKSMEVTNESLDRTGIHPILGTVTLRQLLASWVVHDLTHIHQLSRVMAKQYTDAVGPWTQFMGVLGGKR
- a CDS encoding TSUP family transporter, giving the protein MTIDLILLCIFAFLAGFTDAIAGGGGLIQTPAALVLLPQYPLATVLGTLKIPSFSGTSIATAQYVRRVPVNWLLIGLMAIMAFCAAFAGSTLLTHVNNSFMKPLLLFMLIVVAIYTFTNKKFGDHLEKDHSFKQQVIYSLLISLIIGFYDGFIGPGAGSFLILAFIGLLGFDFLKASAHAKFVNLATNLGSITFFMLSGKIIFAIALPMAACNALGGWVGARLAILKGNSFIRIFFLIVVCATVIRFAYDVWFK
- a CDS encoding bifunctional folylpolyglutamate synthase/dihydrofolate synthase — its product is MNYEQATNYLFTRLPMFSRIGAAAYKKDLTNTLRLCEHLGNPQTKFKSIHIAGTNGKGSTSHMLAAVLQTAGYKTGLYTSPHLRDFRERFRVNGEMIDKDFVVEFVERIQPVIDEIEPSFFEITVAMAFEYFVQQGVDIAVIETGLGGRLDSTNVVIPEVSVITNIGWDHMNLLGDTLSAIAYEKAGIIKAGVPVVIGETSEESKPVFEQVAGEKNAPLYFADTQRYVAEWKYEHHQLKLEVATSSPDVRNSYQLDLPGYYQTKNCITVLEVIYHLQKAGYKITEEHIQQALRQVKKLTGLHGRWEVIHANPVVVLDVGHNEEGIKQITAQIEISEYQHLHIVIGLVKDKEIEKVLTLLPKEATYYFAAAQIPRALPANELAARAHAVGLNGHAYSDVNTAVKEAMHRAEKKDMILVCGSVFVVGEVSL
- a CDS encoding NUDIX hydrolase, whose product is MRDLKWKLLKSEYLFKDLWFTVRKDTCERPDGKLVTPYYVYEFPTWVNAVAITEDGKIILERQYRHGLGETHLEIPGGCVDDTDKNYEEAIARELLEETGYSFTHYEYLGKTSSNPSTNNNWMHMYLATGGKKVNEQELDDNEDIEIHLVTMDELKQLLRDNQIVQSMHVTTIMYALAKLGELKF
- a CDS encoding YfiT family bacillithiol transferase — encoded protein: MDLRYPIGKYEPQPFSDKQKREWLQDIQFLPGMLESAIENLDEKQLLTPYREGGWNVKQVVHHVADSHMNAYIRFKLGLTENNPTIKPYEESLWAELNDVKAVPINISITLLYALHTRWHSALLNLPADAWNRTVFHPEAKKEMTLYYLLGSYSWHGRHHVAHITSLRERKGW